From Brassica oleracea var. oleracea cultivar TO1000 chromosome C3, BOL, whole genome shotgun sequence, a single genomic window includes:
- the LOC106332938 gene encoding trihelix transcription factor GT-3b-like: MDGRQLHHLQYLNKHNHHVHPQSQTPEIASPATVAAGDRFPQWSLEETKELIAIRGELDQTFMETKRNKLLWEVVSNKMRVKSFLRSPEQCKCKWKNLVTRFKGCETTDAESARQQFPFYDDMEIIFTSRMQRMIWVESEGGGGGASGTTRKRSHSEQFSSDEEEENVNEELVDISNDPKILNPKKNIVKKRKGGISNSNASNSVREVLDEFMRHQMRMENGWRERWEAREKERAEREEEWRGKMEEIEKERVKMERMWRDREDQRRSREETRAEKRDSLINALLAKLTRDG, from the exons ATGGATGGGCGTCAGCTTCACCACCTTCAATACCTTAATAAACATAATCACCATGTTCATCCTCAATCTCAAACGCCAGAAATAGCGTCACCCGCAACTGTGGCTGCAGGGGATAGGTTTCCACAGTGGAGCTTAGAAGAGACAAAAGAGTTGATAGCGATAAGAGGAGAGCTGGATCAAACTTTCATGGAGACAAAACGGAACAAGCTTCTCTGGGAGGTTGTCTCTAACAAGATGAGAGTCAAAAGCTTTCTTCGTAGCCCTGAACAGTGCAAGTGCAAGTGGAAGAATCTCGTCACTCGTTTTAAG GGATGTGAGACAACGGATGCAGAGTCAGCAAGACAACAATTCCCTTTTTATGATGATATGGAAATTATATTTACAAGTAGAATGCAGAGAATGATATGGGTCGAATCAGAGGGAGGAGGAGGGGGAGCAAGTGGGACAACCAGAAAGAGAAGTCACTCAGAGCAGTTCTCTTCAGATGAAGAAGAAGAGAACGTGAATGAAGAGCTAGTAGATATCAGCAATGACCCGAAAATCCTAAACCCCAAAAAGAACATAGTGAAGAAGCGAAAAGGCGGTATTAGTAATAGTAATGCCAGTAATAGTGTAAGGGAAGTTTTAGATGAGTTTATGAGACATCAGATGAGAATGGAGAACGGGTGGAGAGAACGCTGGGAGGCAAGGGAGAAGGAGAGAGCAGAGAGAGAAGAAGAGTGGAGAGGGAAGATGGAGGAGATTGAGAAGGAGAGAGTGAAGATGGAGCGGATGTGGCGGGATAGAGAGGACCAAAGACGGTCGAGGGAGGAGACGAGGGCTGAGAAGAGGGATTCACTTATCAATGCATTGCTTGCTAAGCTTACTAGAGATGGTTAA
- the LOC106328359 gene encoding bifunctional monothiol glutaredoxin-S16, chloroplastic — protein MAAISFSSVHASPSPRVFRPQSSRNTPGLTLYSRFSFPSLSSTLRVDTARSRRPFLIASAVKSLGETDQLPIAEADSIPAESGVYAVYDKSDELQFVGISRNIGASVSTHVKSVPELCGSVKVGIVEEPDKAVLTQAWKSWIEEHIKVTGKVPPGNKSGNNTWVKQTPRKKSDIRLTPGRHVELTVPLEELIDRLVKENKVVAFIKGSRSAPQCGFSQRVVGILESQGVDYETVDVLDDDYNHGLREKLKSYSNWPTFPQVFVKGELLGGCDILTSMYENGELANMFK, from the exons ATGGCTGCAATCAGTTTCTCCTCCGTGCACGCCTCCCCATCTCCCCGTGTTTTTCGTCCCCAAAGCTCCCGGAATACCCCTGGCCTTACTCTCTATTCACGCTTCTCCTTCCCCTCTCTCTCCTCCACACTCCGCGTCGACACAGCCCGCTCTCGCCGTCCTTTCCTAATCGCCTCCGCCGTCAAGTCGCTGGGGGAGACGGATCAGCTTCCGATCGCGGAGGCTGACTCGATTCCGGCCGAGTCCGGCGTGTACGCCGTCTACGATAAGAGCGACGAGCTTCAGTTCGTCGGAATATCTCGGAACATCGGAGCGAGTGTATCTACGCACGTGAAATCGGTGCCGGAGCTTTGCGGCTCCGTCAAG GTTGGTATAGTAGAAGAACCAGACAAAGCGGTTCTAACACAAGCATGGAAATCATGGATAGAAGAACACATAAAAGTAACCGGAAAGGTCCCTCCAGGGAACAAGTCAGGGAACAACACATGGGTCAAACAGACTCCGAGAAAGAAATCAGACATCCGTCTCACTCCAGGTCGCCATGTCGAGCTCACTGTCCCCTTAGAGGAACTCATTGACCGGTTAGTGAAAGAGAACAAGGTGGTAGCTTTCATAAAAGGGTCGAGAAGCGCTCCTCAATGTGGATTCTCACAAAGAGTTGTTGGGATTCTTGAGAGCCAAGGAGTGGATTATGAAACGGTTGATGTTCTTGACGATGATTATAATCATGGGCTAAGAGAGAAGCTGAAGAGTTATAGTAATTGGCCTACGTTTCCGCAAGTGTTTGTGAAAGGAGAACTGTTAGGAGGTTGTGATATATTGACCTCAATGTATGAGAATGGCGAACTTGCCAATATGTTTAAGTAG
- the LOC106332702 gene encoding ethylene-overproduction protein 1-like — protein MHPNLFTTMRTLKLIEGCKATALNPPPPPPPPSTTERAGEKLFQNLQDHLRVNSFRSKSNRTHPPKDSLLPYGLPNTDLLEPQIDPSLKFVDLIDKLAQVYRSIENCSQFEKADAFLEQCAIFRGLSDPKLFRRSLRSARQHAVNVHTKVVLASWLRYERREDELIGTTSMDCCGRNLECPKASLVSGYDPERVYDPCICSGYNGDVDVEECSTSEVDYDMSFCIGDDEVPCVRRKIASLSIPFKAMLYAGFRETKRSTINFTRNGISVEGMRAAEMFTRVRKVEMFPPNVVLELLTLANQFCCDELKAACDMFLARLVSNLDDAVLLIEYGLEEAAYLLVAACLQVFLRELPNSIHNPNVVKILCSAEGRERLALVGHASFTLYLFLSQIAMEDDMKSNTTVMVLECLVECAVETWQKQLACHQLGVVMLERKEYKDAQRWFNSAAKAGHVYSLVGVARSKFKLGHRYSAYKTMSSLISGCSATGWMYQERSLYRIGEEKVLDIDIATDLDPTLTFPYKFRAVSLVEESQFGAAVAELNKILRFKVSPDCLEMRAWISIAMKNYEGALKDIRALLTLEPNFLMFNKQIHGDHMVELLRPLVQRRNQADCWMQLYDRWSSVDDIGSLAVVHHMLANDPGKSLLRFRQSLLLLRLNCQKAAMRSLRLARNHSKSEHERLVYEGWILYDTGHREEALAKAEESVSIQRSFEAYFLKAYALADSTLDPESSKYVIQLLEEALRCPSDGLRKGQALNNLGSVYVDCGKLDLAADFYKNALTIKHTRAHQGLARVYHLKSQRKDAYNEMTKLIEKAQNNASAFEKRSEYCDREVAQRDLVMATQLDPLRTYPYRYRAAVLMDDHKETEAIEELSKAIAFKPDLQLLHLRAAFFASMRETTDAIRDCEAALSLDPCHKDTINLYHKVREPQA, from the exons ATGCATCCTAATCTATTCACAACAATGCGAACGTTGAAACTCATCGAAGGATGCAAAGCCACGGCTCTCAACCCTCCTCCGCCGCCACCTCCTCCCTCTACCACCGAAAGAGCCGGCGAAAAGCTGTTTCAGAATCTCCAGGATCACCTCCGAGTCAACTCGTTCCGTTCCAAATCCAACCGGACTCATCCTCCGAAAGACTCTCTCCTCCCTTACGGACTCCCCAACACAGACCTCCTCGAACCGCAGATCGACCCTTCTCTAAAATTCGTAGACTTGATCGACAAGCTAGCCCAAGTCTACCGTAGCATCGAGAACTGCTCGCAGTTCGAGAAAGCCGACGCCTTTCTAGAGCAATGTGCAATCTTCCGAGGCTTATCGGATCCGAAACTTTTCCGGCGGAGTCTCCGATCAGCTAGGCAACACGCCGTTAACGTTCATACCAAAGTTGTCTTAGCTTCTTGGCTACGTTACGAGAGGAGGGAAGATGAGCTGATCGGGACAACATCGATGGATTGCTGCGGAAGAAACCTCGAATGCCCTAAAGCGAGTCTAGTTTCCGGGTACGACCCGGAACGGGTGTACGATCCATGTATCTGTTCCGGGTACAACGGTGACGTTGATGTTGAAGAGTGTTCGACGTCAGAGGTAGATTACGACATGTCCTTCTGTATAGGTGATGATGAAGTTCCTTGCGTGAGGCGCAAGATAGCGTCTTTATCAATACCTTTTAAGGCTATGCTATACGCTGGCTTTAGAGAGACGAAGCGAAGCACTATCAACTTCACGCGGAACGGAATCTCTGTGGAAGGGATGAGAGCTGCTGAGATGTTTACTAGGGTTCGAAAAGTTGAGATGTTTCCTCCCAATGTTGTCTTGGAGCTACTCACATTAGCGAACCAGTTCTGCTGCGACGAGTTGAAAGCAGCTTGTGACATGTTTTTGGCTCGTCTTGTTAGTAACCTCGATGATGCCGTGTTGCTGATTGAGTACGGTTTGGAAGAGGCTGCGTACCTTCTTGTGGCTGCTTGTCTTCAGGTTTTTCTAAGAGAGTTGCCTAACTCGATTCATAATCCGAACGTTGTAAAGATTCTCTGTAGCGCTGAGGGACGTGAAAGGCTAGCCTTGGTTGGACATGCTTCGTTTACGTTGTACCTCTTCTTAAGCCAGATTGCTATGGAAGACGACATGAAATCAAACACAACGGTAATGGTGTTAGAATGTTTGGTCGAATGCGCGGTGGAGACTTGGCAGAAACAGCTCGCTTGTCACCAGTTGGGCGTTGTGATGCTTGAGAGGAAAGAATATAAAGACGCACAGAGATGGTTTAACTCAGCTGCCAAAGCAGGTCATGTTTACTCCCTTGTCGGTGTAGCCAGGTCTAAGTTTAAGCTTGGCCATCGATACTCGGCTTATAAGACCATGAGCTCGTTGATATCGGGTTGCTCAGCTACTGGATGGATGTACCAAGAGAGGTCTTTGTATCGAATCGGTGAAGAGAAGGTGCTTGATATAGACATTGCCACGGATTTGGACCCAACTTTGACTTTCCCTTACAAGTTCAGGGCAGTGTCATTGGTCGAGGAGAGTCAGTTTGGTGCTGCGGTCGCGGAACTGAACAAGATTCTGAGGTTTAAAGTCTCTCCTGACTGTTTAGAGATGCGGGCGTGGATTTCTATAGCTATGAAGAACTATGAGGGTGCTTTGAAAGATATAAGAGCGCTTTTGACATTGGAGCCTAACTTCTTGATGTTTAACAAGCAAATTCATGGGGATCATATGGTGGAACTCCTCCGGCCACTGGTCCAGCGACGGAACCAGGCTGATTGCTGGATGCAGCTATATGATCGTTGGTCTTCTGTTGATGATATTGGATCTCTGGCTGTTGTTCATCATATGCTGGCTAATGATCCAGGGAAGAGCCTTTTGCGTTTCAGACAGTCTCTTCTCCTCTTAAG GCTAAACTGTCAAAAGGCGGCAATGCGTAGCCTTAGGCTGGCTCGGAACCATTCAAAGTCAGAGCATGAGAGACTTGTGTATGAAGGATGGATATTGTATGACACAGGCCACCGTGAGGAAGCTCTGGCCAAGGCTGAGGAATCTGTTTCCATACAAAGATCTTTCGAAGCTTATTTCCTTAAAGCTTATGCTCTTGCAGACTCCACGCTTGACCCTGAGTCCTCAAAGTATGTCATCCAGCTCCTTGAAGAAGCACTTAGATGTCCATCAGATGGTCTTCGTAAGGGACAA GCTTTGAACAACTTGGGAAGTGTATACGTTGACTGTGGTAAGCTGGATCTTGCAGCTGATTTCTACAAGAACGCACTAACCATCAAGCACACACGAGCTCACCAAGGCCTAGCTCGTGTTTACCATCTGAAAAGCCAAAGGAAAGATGCGTATAATGAGATGACAAAGTTGATAGAGAAAGCTCAGAACAATGCATCGGCCTTTGAGAAGCGTTCAGAGTATTGTGACCGAGAGGTGGCACAGAGAGACCTAGTGATGGCGACACAGTTAGATCCTCTGAGAACTTACCCATACAGATACAGAGCCGCAG TTCTTATGGACGACCATAAAGAAACTGAAGCCATTGAAGAGTTGTCCAAAGCCATAGCCTTTAAACCTGACCTCCAGCTTTTACATCTCCGAGCAGCATTCTTCGCTTCGATGCGTGAAACTACAGACGCTATCAGAGACTGTGAAGCAGCTCTGAGTCTTGATCCATGCCACAAAGATACCATCAACCTCTATCACAAAGTACGTGAACCACAGGCATAG
- the LOC106329031 gene encoding uncharacterized protein LOC106329031 has translation MMAGTKRRKKTGESAAKTPSPLPSQYTFVPRSTAPLPLPNRRSGPSVSDYPPPAQLFQTSTAQPPAASDLVRQAPPPPRPRGSQTSATEQPPPCQSHASSQAQNSDSTQSQMRVLNGLLSQPGRERYTQVLSPTFEPGTTWFGRDKGRLSRKIRKICTNRFDDPFYSWSVVPTDRKERLFVSTVGVLFLRMMTMSSSLSPLS, from the exons ATGATGGCTGGAACGAAGCGACGAAAGAAAACCGGGGAGTCAGCGGCGAAGACACCATCACCCCTTCCCTCCCAGTACACGTTTGTTCCGAGGTCTACAGCGCCTCTGCCTCTTCCCAACCGCCGATCTGGACCGTCTGTGAGTGATTACCCACCTCCTGCGCAGCTGTTTCAGACGTCGACGGCCCAACCTCCAGCAGCTTCAGATCTGGTGCGACAAGCTCCTCCACCGCCGCGACCTCGAGGATCTCAAACGTCGGCGACTGAACAACCTCCACCGTGCCAATCTCATGCGAGTTCGCAAGCTCAAAACTCCGACAGCACACAATCTCAGATGAGGGTTCTTAACGGCTTGCTTTCCCAGCCAGGCCGAGAGCGCTACACTCAGGTTCTTTCTCCCACCTTCGAACCTGGAACCACATG GTTTGGTCGTGACAAGGGCAGACTTTCCCGGAAGATTAGAAAGATCTGTACAAACAGATTTGATGATCCTTTCTACAGTTGGAGTGTTGTTCCTACTGATAGAAAGGAAAGGTTATTTGTTTCTACAGTTGGAGTGTTGTTCCTACGGATGATGACAATGAGCTCTTCCTTAAG TCCACTTTCATAA